The Verrucomicrobiota bacterium region CATCATTTTCAATTAGGTAATCATAATCCAAGCTTTAGAAGCTAAAAATATAGCTCACGATTTGGCTAGGTGCAAAGAGGTAATTTGTCTTTATTGCAATATTTTTATGCTAAAATATTATAATATATACTCTATTTAATAATAATTAGCTCTGCTATTACTACTCAAAATATACGCCTCTTTGGCCATTCTTTTCTCAAAAAGCCTAATTCGATTTTCTATAATTTGCAGCATAATCAAGAAATTTAGTTCAATATTTGAATTGCAAATATTTACACACGAGACTTGTGCTAGGGGTCGCTACTAGCACTCTTTTAGACGGTATACTCTGATCAAGTTGATGTTGATGCAATCCGTTCTTACCGTAGGAGTCAACGCATATCGACAGGTAAATTGCACCATAAAATAATAGATTCCATTGAGGATATGCTACTGAGTAATACTAACAGCAATTCTTGATGCAATATCAGCGAATACCTCTTGGAGTTCAGTAGCTGTATCGGCCCTATAACAAACACCAAGCTTTTGGCCATCATAAAGCTTCTGCCCACTGTCACTGGATTTTACATTCGACATTGAGTAGTGTTCATTCTGTAAGCTTCGACCAAAAATTACCGTATAGACTGTTGCGTCGTGATCCTCTCTTGCTAACCAGCACTGAACCTCCGTCAGCCAATTAGCCTCTGTTAGAATTTTGCTTTGCGTAACATTCATCCAGCCCCCACTCTTCCAAGACCAGAATTGAGTGGGATGGCCACTAGTAGAGGACTCATGATCACCACCTAGATTAAATTCAGGATAAATTTCCTGCATACGGAAACTTCTATGAGTCCGCTGTCTATTCTTTGTGTTATTACCATCATGCTGTGCAGACATCCATGAGTCTATGCTGATATCTTCGAAAACATTGTCCCCATCATCCCAAGCACCAAACCGCGCATTACCTTGCACAGGTTTATTATTGTACCGTAAGTGATGGTTTTGGAATGATATACAACCGGGCTCCATTTCCAACTCCTCTACATCCATATTCCGGTTAGGATCGATAAGAGTGCTCGTCCAACGAATACTCTCATCAACATCTGGGGTCCTATAATAATAGTAGGGATACCTGTTAGGATTGGTTTGTAGCGCTTTCCATTCGTCGGGCCAACCAGCGTATAAGATCATCGTTGTGACATCAGTATTTTGATCTGTTGTCCAATTCTGACGAGGAGTGCGTATGCGGCCTGGAAATGTTAAAACTGCGTCCCCAGTCACCCTATTAACTTCATTAAAAATAATATCATCCATAAGTTGTTGCCCAACGAGAAATTGAGGCTTAGAAACTGCTGGACTTACTTCCATACCCGTCGCTGGATCAATCTCATTTGCAAAATAAACATAACTTGATCCATCATTGGAAACATAAGCATCCTTGCCAGCATCGACAACAGCATCGTTGTAATTAGACATCACTATTGGAATGGGTGTTTGGTTGACTAAGTTGTTTGCTCCCCCAAAGGTAGCATTTACCCATGTCCAGGGGGCCCAAAAATCATCGTTACGCGAGTCCAAATCGTTACCCCCTCTCACGGCTGCCTGAATACTGTTAACATCTGTGTCAGTCGAGTATTTTTCGCTCGATGCAACGCTGCGCCATGCGACATTTTTGGTATTCGTATACCATTTACTGATGTTGGTATTAATACCCTCCATGGTGGTCATATCCACGCCCTGTATTAAAGTAGCCAAATCATAATTGCCGGAATCCCCTCCGTTAGCACTCCTTTGATTGAATGTCACTCCAGCGAGATTACTGCTATAGCTAACAGGCTTAACGTAGTGAGTCCAGGGCACACTATCTTGGTCGTGAATCGTGTTATAACCAGGTCCTCGAACCATAGTCCTAGCGGAAGTGAATTGACCGTCTGTGAAGAAGACATAAGAAACTTTTACATTATCTCTAGCTTCTGGAACCGCTGAAAAATAATTCTCCACCATGTTATAAGCTAAACGCATAGCCTCTTGAGCATGAGTGTGTGGGCCTAATATGAAATCCTGCTCGATCTCATCATCAGTGTCCATCATATCCGTAATAGTTGCCTGAAAGCCTGTTCGAGGAACAAAGGGGCCATTCTTTGGAAACATAATCTTGCCTTTTCCCGCAAAGTAAACCACTCCAAATAAGTCTTGCGAATCATCAAATTCACTTACAAAATTTTTTACAGCCTGTTGCAGTGCTTCATAACGACGACCATCACCGGTGTCGTTGTTATTCATTGACTGTGAATTATCTAAAATAAGAATGGTCACAGACGGTCTGCGCGACACTTCAGTTTCTTGTGACATGTCTATCGTATCAATCCTAGCTAATGGAAGAAAATAAGTATTATGACTCACTTCAGCTTTCATTCTCACACTAATAGCCTGACTTTGTTGATAAGCCGTTGTATCAAGATTAGTATCCCATTCGTATCCATCGTAGATCGCATCACGTAATCCATTGGTTGCCGTATAGGTATATCCACCTTTACTCCCGCCCATATTATCCTCTCCATCATAGCCAAGCGTATTGGGCAATGGGAAAAGAGAGGAACTATCACCAGCACTGGTGGAAGAGTTGGCCTGAGTAGCCGCAAAGTAAATTGTATTCCCCTTAGAGCTTACAGATCTGAACTGATAGCCATCTGGATCACTGGTTAATTGAGTCCACCCACCAGGATTTCCCCAATTCGGATAATTCGCCTGAATCATATCCGCTACCACATCCTGCTGATCTCCTATATCCGTGCTATAGTTGGAGGCTAATCTCAAGGCTGCACCATCTACTGCCCGAATCAAGCGTGCTTCGTTTATGTAGTACATTCCAAAATCTAGGCCCATGCCTAAGAATAAAAGCATGGGAAGTAAGAGAATAGAGAAAAGGGCGGTATATTGTCCCTTTCTCTTACATCTATTTCTTTGACGGTGGTCAGGGTGCTCGGTTTTATTTTTTATTTTAGATCTCATGACTTTGCTCCTATCTGCGCTAGTAGTACGCTACTTCATAAATCTCATCAAACCCGGCCCAGCCCATTAAATTATCTAGCCCCGATATCATATTCACTTCTTGGAACAGCTCCACAGCGACGAATGTCTGCAAATATCCTAAGTAAGAAACACTGAGATTATAATTTTCAGGATTTTTTATTACATCATAAGTGGTTGCGGCACCGTCTACGGTTATAATCTTTTCCTCTGTTACAAATCGTGATCTAAAGTTATCACTTGTTCCCGGGAAGGATCTTGAATCATCTATGACCAATATATCATCAGCCTCGCCATCTATAACCCCATCACCATCCACATCAACATCATCATTCAGTGTCCCGGTTGAATCGATGCGCTTGACTACACTTACAAAGATATTCCAGGTATCATTATTTTTAGCGTTTTCACGATCAGCATAGTCTGTGGGCACAACCATTTGCATCGCTATATCTATAGCAGCTTGGAAAGGATCCTCACTGCCATCAGATGATTCTATCGATCCAAGGTTGACATCGCTTTCATCTGATGAGTCTACTGCCGTTGAATTTCCTGAGCCCCCAGTATCAATACTAGATTTCACCGATACGTAAGCTCGTGCCGACTCTCTTGCTACCGATGCTAATGCTTGCCCTCGACTCACTTGAAAAGCTAGATCATAGCCCACAAGTGTCATAGATAAGAAAAGCGCCGCAAACATAGCAAATTCAACAGTTGCCTGGCCTCTTTTAGTCGGTCTACTGCGAAATATCTTTAACTCAACATACTGCTTTGTTTTCATACGCATCCGGCCTTCTTGCAGTCCTTAATTGATAAAGAGCACCTCTGGATTCGTCAGACTAAATCCTTGCTCATTAATAACTGTCATTTGTTTGAAAATATTAAAGCTCTCTCCATCTCTTCCTAAAAAGCCCTCAATTAATGGAGTCACAAAGCTAAATTCTGAAGTTATTGTTAGAGTTAGACGATCTGAAGGCTCACCTCCGTCATTTGGAGTCATTGAAAAAGTTGCATCATCACCATCTGCATCTACCGCAATAATATTTGGTGTTGGGTTACTGACCTCTGCCATCTTAATAATCGAAGCCCTTCTATCCAATTTTGTATTAGCATCACTAGGATCCGTTTGGATCACCCTTCCTGTTACAGCAAATCTCGCCGTAGCTCTAAGCAGTCTATCCATACTCTGCGCTTGTAATGAATAGCGATTTAGGTCAACCACCCCAAATACCATCATCACAAATACAGGTAAACAGAGTGCAAATTCTACGGTGGACTGAGCTTTTTTTTGCTTTATTCGATTAGGTGAATATTGAACCAAACTCATTTTAGTTACCTTTATTATAGATAATATACTCGCTATTGTTTTTATAATCCAGGAGTTTTTTATCTTTTTTTGATCAATTTTCTTTTAATTTAGGTCAGCCTTAATATGGGTATCGTCAAATACGCTCCAAAGTTAACGCTTTTATTGACATGGCCATAAGGATTTTAGCCCGGATAATGGGAGAGAAGTAGCACGAGATGTTTAAAAAATTTGAGCAGGCCGACAGGGAGAGTCCAGGAAAATGTATCAACCATCTGATGCCTTTAGGAAACTCCATACTTCCTGGGGGCCAAGATCTTGCGCAGATCTTTAAGTCTCTATGGCATCGTTCAGTGCAGCTACTTTTTAGCAAAGAAGTTTTGCATTCGTATTATTAAGGAAAATCAAGTCAGCTCTACTCATAGATGCTCAAAAAGGAATATAAAAATGACTCCAGAGCTCTATACGGTGCTTATGTTATAACTTCCAAGCAGCCATCTTACCCTCGTTATTACGACAATAAACAACTCCATTTGCAAAGATAGGATCAACCCAGCTTCTACCACCATCTAGGACCTTCAATTCAGAAAGCTTTTTAAATCCCTGTGGACTAGGTTCTACCAAATAAAGAATATTTTTATCTGTGAGCGCTAATAGATGTTCCCCGACTAGGATAGTCATCCCCACACCCAATTTTTCTTTCCACATCAACTTGCCCGTTTTCCACTCAACACAACTGAGGCCATTATCGCGCTTCTTTGATACATGGTTCGTATGAAAACCGTAAAGATAACCATCTTTTAGGACCGACGTGCTAATTTGATTAGAAAAGTCATTATTCTTCCATATTGATTTGGCACTACTTCCCTTAACTTCCAATAATGCACTACCCGTGCCATAACCAGATGATAAAAACAATTCACTGCCATTGATTAAAGGTGTCGCGGCATTCACATCCCAATCTGTCTTCCACGGGAAATGCCAATTTTTACTACCACTTGTCCAATCAAAACTAGTCAATCCGCTGGCTCGAAAAACGAGCGCACTTG contains the following coding sequences:
- a CDS encoding TadE family protein — its product is MKTKQYVELKIFRSRPTKRGQATVEFAMFAALFLSMTLVGYDLAFQVSRGQALASVARESARAYVSVKSSIDTGGSGNSTAVDSSDESDVNLGSIESSDGSEDPFQAAIDIAMQMVVPTDYADRENAKNNDTWNIFVSVVKRIDSTGTLNDDVDVDGDGVIDGEADDILVIDDSRSFPGTSDNFRSRFVTEEKIITVDGAATTYDVIKNPENYNLSVSYLGYLQTFVAVELFQEVNMISGLDNLMGWAGFDEIYEVAYY
- a CDS encoding VWA domain-containing protein is translated as MRSKIKNKTEHPDHRQRNRCKRKGQYTALFSILLLPMLLFLGMGLDFGMYYINEARLIRAVDGAALRLASNYSTDIGDQQDVVADMIQANYPNWGNPGGWTQLTSDPDGYQFRSVSSKGNTIYFAATQANSSTSAGDSSSLFPLPNTLGYDGEDNMGGSKGGYTYTATNGLRDAIYDGYEWDTNLDTTAYQQSQAISVRMKAEVSHNTYFLPLARIDTIDMSQETEVSRRPSVTILILDNSQSMNNNDTGDGRRYEALQQAVKNFVSEFDDSQDLFGVVYFAGKGKIMFPKNGPFVPRTGFQATITDMMDTDDEIEQDFILGPHTHAQEAMRLAYNMVENYFSAVPEARDNVKVSYVFFTDGQFTSARTMVRGPGYNTIHDQDSVPWTHYVKPVSYSSNLAGVTFNQRSANGGDSGNYDLATLIQGVDMTTMEGINTNISKWYTNTKNVAWRSVASSEKYSTDTDVNSIQAAVRGGNDLDSRNDDFWAPWTWVNATFGGANNLVNQTPIPIVMSNYNDAVVDAGKDAYVSNDGSSYVYFANEIDPATGMEVSPAVSKPQFLVGQQLMDDIIFNEVNRVTGDAVLTFPGRIRTPRQNWTTDQNTDVTTMILYAGWPDEWKALQTNPNRYPYYYYRTPDVDESIRWTSTLIDPNRNMDVEELEMEPGCISFQNHHLRYNNKPVQGNARFGAWDDGDNVFEDISIDSWMSAQHDGNNTKNRQRTHRSFRMQEIYPEFNLGGDHESSTSGHPTQFWSWKSGGWMNVTQSKILTEANWLTEVQCWLAREDHDATVYTVIFGRSLQNEHYSMSNVKSSDSGQKLYDGQKLGVCYRADTATELQEVFADIASRIAVSITQ
- a CDS encoding TadE/TadG family type IV pilus assembly protein, producing MSLVQYSPNRIKQKKAQSTVEFALCLPVFVMMVFGVVDLNRYSLQAQSMDRLLRATARFAVTGRVIQTDPSDANTKLDRRASIIKMAEVSNPTPNIIAVDADGDDATFSMTPNDGGEPSDRLTLTITSEFSFVTPLIEGFLGRDGESFNIFKQMTVINEQGFSLTNPEVLFIN